Proteins from one Podospora pseudoanserina strain CBS 124.78 chromosome 1, whole genome shotgun sequence genomic window:
- a CDS encoding hypothetical protein (COG:E; EggNog:ENOG503NWDM) — protein MHGKIMRLWPPASSSLTGELQAYLIRGVKAASPLLTRSTSRSLTQSSRRCLTSTPSSQLKMSLANANAEQGNGPKQNAWVGSAGAAGYDLRTLRSLLTQPPHGLVCDYRSHIVKYEAGGVSALTGATVKTIVPKNGIYLSLEDIKANVYLDDDVHTCPTRLISLENTLNGMIMPLQEVQRISAFAKENGLKMHCDGARLWEAAASGAGSLKEFASCFDTVTLCFSKGLGAPIGSILVGDKKVIKHSRWVRKSIGGGLRQSGVVTAAARVAVDETFGKGPNGEVGLLRDTHILAQQVAKIWTDLGGQLIHPVHTNMVWLDLEDAHCPDARVDELGKEAGLKLMGGRLVIHYQIYQNREFVVPRLESIFKTIMGEKNGTSKGLKGQEGERSMYRTSQ, from the exons ATGCACGGAAAAATAATGCGACTTTGGCCaccggcatcctcctccttgacgggTGAGCTCCAGGCATACCTTATCAGAGGTGTAAAAGCAGCTTCTCCACTTCTCACAAGATCAACCTCTCGATCTTTGACTCAATCAAGCCGTCGGTGTctcacatcaacaccatcctcacaGTTGAAGATGTCATTGGCAAATGCAAATGCCGAGCAGGGAAATGGTCCTAAACAAAATGCCTGGGTTGGAAGTGCCGGGGCAGCTGGCTATGATCTGAGAA CTTTGAGATCTCTTTTGACTCAGCCGCCCCATGGCTTGGTGTGTGACTACCGTTCCCATATTGTCAAGTATGAGGCTGGAGG CGTCTCCGCCCTGACAGGTGCCACAGTCAAGACAATCGTACCAAAAAATGGCATCTATCTGTCACTGGAAGACATCAAGGCCAATGTCTACCTAGATGACGACGTACACACCTGCCCAACTCGTCTCATCAGCCTAGAGAATACTCTCAACGGCATGATCATGCCACTCCAGGAAGTCCAACGCATCTCGGCTTTCGCAAAAGAAAATGGGCTCAAAATGCACTGTGATGGAGCACGACTATGGGAGGCTGCGGCTTCCGGCGCAGGAAGCCTGAAGGAATTTGCTTCATGTTTCGACACTGTTACACTGTGTTTCTCCAAAGGCCTCGGCGCCCCTATCGGCAGCATCCTCGTCGGAGACAAGAAGGTTATCAAGCATTCCCGCTGGGTAAGGAAATCAATTGGCGGCGGGCTTCGACAGTCTGGAGTTGTCACGGCAGCGGCCCGGGTTGCCGTTGACGAGACGTTTGGCAAAGGACCAAATGGTGAAGTGGGCTTGCTGCGGGATACGCATATTTTGGCACAGCAGGTTGCCAAAATCTGGACTGATCTCGGCGGTCAGCTTATCCATCCGGTACATACCAACATGGTCTggcttgatcttgaagaTGCCCACTGTCCAGACGCCCGGGTTGATGAGCTTGGAAAGGAGGCTGGCTTGAAGCTCATGGGGGGGAGACTGGTGATACACTATCAAATCTACCAGAACCGCGAGTTTGTTGTTCCTCGTCTAGAATCCATCTTCAAGACAATTATGGGAGAGAAGAATGGAACCAGCAAGGGCTTGAAggggcaagaaggagaaaggTCCATGTATCGGACATCGCAGTAA